A part of Anolis sagrei isolate rAnoSag1 chromosome 3, rAnoSag1.mat, whole genome shotgun sequence genomic DNA contains:
- the ZNF503 gene encoding zinc finger protein 503: MITSPSLSAVRSSQHGGGGGGAAEAAGGGGGGGGGGGARDLGNSSNSSSSVGCDLAWPGGHSGDPTYGGGGGGSSLGSSSSRSSSSSASAGHPFFHAVPPSDPLRQANRLPIKVLKMLTARTGHILHPEYLQPLPSTPVSPIELDAKKSPLALLAQTCSQIGKPDPSPSSKLSSVTSSGGDKESSKSGPLKLSDIGAEDKSSFKPYSKPGSDKKESSSGTGGSGGGGGGGGGGGGGGGEKPGFRVPSATCQPFTPRTGSPTSSASACSPGLLSGDGGKTESAEKKDSNGEKGGTESARITAELSQGHDTNAKSLLGGASSSSSSSSSSVSSVSSASSPPCGGGGVVSSSSVLSSGLVAPVSPYKPGQAVFPLPPPAGMSYPGYASYAPQFLPPGVALDPTKPGLVGTLSCGGSSKTSGSSPLAGASPPSVMTASLCRDPYCLSYHCASHLTGAAAAASCAHDAALKQGYPPPLVYPTHPLHAVHSGGGPPSLAGHPLYPYGFLLPNDPQPHICNWVSANGPCDKRFASSEELLGHLRTHTAFPSASSADKLLGGYPGSSSLAAAAAAAAMACHMHSLPSAASSGGPSALAALRGPHHALGLSSRYHPYSKSPLPAPGAPVPVPAAAPSAGAYYSPYALYGQRLTTASALGYQ, encoded by the exons ATGATTACATCCCCCTCGCTTTCTGCCGTAAGAAGTAGTCagcacggaggaggaggaggaggagcagcagaggcggcgggaggaggaggaggaggaggcggaggaggaggcgccAGAGATCTCGggaacagcagcaacagcagcagcagcgtcGGCTGCGATCTTGCGTGGCCAGGCGGACACTCGGGGGATCCGACctacggaggaggaggaggagggagcagccttggcagtagcagcagcagaagcagcagcagcagcgcctcGGCGGGCCATCCTTTCTTCCACGCCGTGCCCCCCTCGGACCCTTTGCGCCAGGCGAACCGCCTCCCCATCAAAGTCTTGAAAATGCTCACGGCGCGGACGGGGCACATTTTGCACCCCGAGTACCTCCAGCCCTTGCCTTCCACGCCCGTCAGCCCCAttgag CTGGACGCGAAGAAGAGCCCCTTGGCGCTCCTGGCGCAGACCTGCTCCCAGATCGGGAAGCCGGACCCCTCGCCTTCCTCCAAGCTCTCCTCGGTCACTTCCAGCGGCGGCGACAAAGAGTCCAGCAAGTCGGGCCCTCTGAAGCTCAGCGACATCGGGGCAGAGGACAAGTCCAGCTTCAAGCCTTACTCCAAGCCCGGGTCGGACAAGAAAGAGTCCTCTTCGGGGACGGGAGGCtcgggcggaggaggaggcggaggaggcggcggcggcggaggcggcGGCGAGAAGCCGGGCTTCCGGGTGCCGAGCGCCACCTGCCAGCCGTTCACGCCAAGGACAGGCAGCCCCACTTCCAGCGCCTCGGCCTGCTCCCCTGGACTCCTCTCCGGCGACGGGGGTAAAACCGAGTCGGCGGAGAAGAAGGACAGCAACGGCGAGAAGGGAGGCACGGAATCGGCGCGGATTACAGCAGAACTGAGCCAAGGCCACGACACAAACGCGAAATCCCTCCTCGGGGGCGCCTCCTCCTcgtcgtcttcctcctcctcgtcggtTTCCTCTGTCTCCTCCGCCTCGTCTCCTCCGTGCGGAGGCGGCGGCGTGGTGAGCTCCTCCTCGGTGCTCAGCTCGGGCCTGGTGGCTCCGGTGTCGCCCTACAAACCAGGACAAGCCGTTTTCCCGCTCCCCCCGCCGGCTGGGATGAGTTACCCAGGCTACGCGAGCTACGCGCCTCAGTTCCTCCCCCCCGGCGTGGCTTTGGACCCCACCAAGCCCGGTTTGGTGGGCACCTTGAGCTGCGGCGGGAGCAGCAAGACCTCCGGCTCGAGCCCTTTAGCGGGCGCGTCCCCGCCGTCGGTGATGACGGCCAGCCTCTGCCGCGACCCGTACTGCTTGAGCTACCATTGCGCCAGCCACTTAACCGGcgccgctgccgccgcctccTGCGCCCACGACGCGGCGCTCAAGCAGGGCTACCCGCCTCCGCTGGTCTACCCGACGCACCCGCTGCACGCCGTCCACTCCGGCGGGGGGCCGCCCTCCTTAGCCGGGCACCCTCTCTACCCGTACGGCTTCCTGCTCCCCAATGACCCCCAGCCGCACATCTGCAACTGGGTCTCGGCCAACGGGCCCTGCGACAAGCGCTTCGCCTCCTCGGAGGAGCTTCTGGGCCACCTGCGGACGCACACGGCCTTCCCAAGCGCCTCCTCGGCGGACAAGCTGCTCGGGGGTTACCCAGGCTCCAGTTCCTtagcggcggcagcagcagcggcggccATGGCGTGCCACATGCACAGTCTCCCCTCCGCCGCTTCTTCAGGCGGCCCGTCCGCGTTGGCGGCCCTCCGCGGCCCGCACCACGCTTTGGGACTCAGCAGCCGCTACCATCCTTACTCCAAGAGCCCGCTCCCGGCCCCCGGGGCCCCGGTTCCCGTCCCTGCCGCCGCGCCTTCCGCCGGAGCCTACTACTCCCCTTACGCGCTCTACGGGCAGAGACTCACCACTGCTTCCGCCCTGGGATACCAGTGA